One window from the genome of Natronomonas pharaonis DSM 2160 encodes:
- a CDS encoding PAS domain S-box protein, translated as MERDIRVLYVGSDGSVRSRLATALEAELPTITIDATGCAEEAGTLAETESFDCAVATDTRTDAAAAAAVRSVSDADGSLPVVCLAESFSTELARRVYDAGATACLPLASSRDYEQAADRIAATATRRRADAGDVGKEGAGGGDGCPTERARRFRQAVEQAADAVFITDADGTIEYVNPSFEALTGYERSEAVGRTPRILRSGEQDDAYYARMWQTILAGDVWQEEIVNERQSGEYYHAEQTVAPIVDDTGEADGFVAIQRDITERKEREHQRALNERRLRVLFEQAPDGIVVHDIDGEVLDVNCMLVEMLGYDRETLLSMSVPDFEIGIDPEKLRERWRSMDTGSTHKIEVQGTHQRKDGTTYPVEVWVSKIESAKDDGARFIAFVRDVSNRRHREIHLEEAQQVGNIGWWRKEIPSDEIYWSEQVYEMWGVDGDRGTIDHETFMSYIHPEDRDHVGQAWQEAKEGAPYDIEHRVVTGDGDVRWVREKAELTFDDNGNPTSAVGIVQDITEQKTREQELERTKHRLSLAIDTADAGVWELDADSGRMQLTDSMQDLVGLDTEVDGDTHGWFLDRIHPDDRETVRAAVENALSQEDGFEREFRFRHTSGEYIWLLARSRVLTDGAGDPERLVGVAIDISERIDRARQLRVLDRVLRHNLRNDMTAILGYAETIRDEVPEAAPAARTIIEEGKSLLRTADKEREIVEVISDPPQRTRLEVGELCRRAVEAARKSHADAAIEFEADAEAAAVGTENIRRAVSELLENAIRHYDGRTPEVMVRVDADDDVVRISVADRGPGIPDREVNVLTRERDIEPLYHGSGLGLWLVNWIVRRSNGRLSFEANEPRGSVVTIELRRAA; from the coding sequence ATGGAACGCGATATCCGGGTGCTCTATGTCGGGTCTGATGGGTCGGTTAGGTCCCGGCTCGCGACCGCTCTCGAAGCGGAGCTCCCTACAATTACTATCGATGCAACCGGCTGCGCCGAGGAAGCAGGTACGCTTGCCGAGACGGAATCATTCGACTGCGCCGTTGCGACGGACACACGTACAGACGCCGCAGCTGCTGCGGCCGTTCGGAGCGTCAGCGACGCCGACGGGTCACTGCCGGTCGTCTGTCTCGCCGAGTCCTTTTCTACCGAACTCGCCCGACGCGTCTACGATGCCGGCGCGACGGCGTGTTTGCCGCTCGCCTCGTCGCGGGATTACGAACAGGCAGCCGACAGAATCGCTGCCACCGCGACACGTCGTCGGGCGGACGCCGGCGACGTCGGTAAGGAAGGCGCTGGCGGCGGAGATGGCTGTCCAACGGAACGGGCACGGCGGTTCCGTCAGGCGGTCGAACAGGCGGCTGACGCGGTGTTTATCACCGATGCTGACGGGACAATAGAGTACGTCAATCCTTCGTTTGAGGCGCTGACCGGCTACGAGCGCTCCGAAGCCGTCGGCCGGACACCACGGATTCTCAGGTCCGGCGAGCAGGACGACGCCTATTACGCCCGCATGTGGCAGACGATTCTTGCGGGCGACGTATGGCAGGAGGAAATCGTAAACGAGCGGCAATCCGGAGAATACTATCATGCCGAACAGACTGTCGCGCCGATAGTCGACGACACGGGGGAGGCGGACGGGTTCGTCGCCATCCAGCGCGACATCACAGAGCGGAAAGAGCGCGAGCACCAGCGGGCGCTCAACGAGCGTCGGCTTCGGGTGCTCTTCGAGCAGGCCCCCGACGGAATCGTGGTTCACGACATCGACGGTGAGGTGCTCGATGTCAACTGCATGCTCGTCGAGATGCTCGGCTACGACCGCGAAACGCTGCTTTCGATGTCCGTTCCCGACTTCGAGATCGGAATCGACCCCGAGAAGCTGCGTGAACGCTGGCGGTCGATGGATACGGGGTCGACACACAAGATAGAGGTACAGGGCACACACCAGCGAAAGGATGGCACTACGTACCCTGTCGAAGTCTGGGTCAGCAAAATCGAGTCCGCGAAAGACGACGGCGCTCGGTTCATCGCCTTCGTTCGCGATGTCAGCAACCGTCGACACCGGGAAATCCACCTCGAGGAGGCCCAGCAGGTCGGTAACATCGGCTGGTGGCGAAAGGAGATTCCCTCGGATGAGATATACTGGTCCGAGCAGGTCTACGAGATGTGGGGTGTCGATGGCGACCGCGGCACTATCGACCACGAGACGTTTATGTCGTACATTCACCCCGAAGACCGCGACCACGTCGGGCAGGCGTGGCAGGAGGCAAAGGAAGGCGCTCCGTACGACATCGAACACCGTGTCGTCACTGGCGATGGAGACGTCAGGTGGGTCCGCGAGAAGGCGGAGCTAACCTTCGACGATAACGGCAATCCAACAAGCGCCGTTGGAATCGTACAGGACATCACCGAACAGAAGACACGAGAGCAGGAGCTCGAACGGACCAAACACCGGCTCTCGCTGGCTATCGACACCGCCGATGCGGGCGTCTGGGAACTCGATGCGGACTCGGGACGGATGCAGTTGACCGACTCGATGCAGGACCTTGTCGGGCTTGACACCGAAGTCGACGGTGACACACACGGGTGGTTCCTCGACCGCATCCATCCGGACGACAGAGAGACAGTCAGGGCGGCGGTCGAGAATGCGCTCTCACAGGAGGACGGATTCGAACGGGAGTTCCGTTTCCGACACACGTCCGGGGAGTACATCTGGCTTCTGGCGAGGTCGCGGGTGCTCACCGACGGTGCTGGTGACCCGGAACGGCTCGTCGGCGTCGCCATCGATATCTCGGAGCGAATCGACCGGGCGCGGCAGCTACGGGTTCTCGACCGGGTGCTGCGCCACAACCTCCGCAACGATATGACGGCCATCCTCGGATACGCCGAAACCATTCGCGACGAGGTGCCCGAGGCCGCCCCCGCAGCCCGGACTATCATCGAGGAGGGAAAGAGCCTCCTGCGGACGGCGGACAAAGAGCGCGAGATTGTCGAGGTTATCTCTGACCCGCCACAGCGGACACGCCTGGAAGTCGGTGAACTCTGCAGACGCGCGGTCGAAGCGGCGCGGAAGTCACACGCCGACGCGGCCATCGAATTCGAAGCGGATGCCGAAGCGGCAGCAGTCGGGACAGAAAACATCCGCCGAGCCGTCAGTGAACTCCTCGAGAACGCAATCCGGCATTACGACGGTCGGACACCGGAGGTGATGGTCCGCGTTGACGCCGACGACGATGTGGTTCGCATCAGCGTCGCCGACCGTGGTCCCGGGATTCCCGACCGGGAAGTCAACGTGCTGACCCGAGAACGCGATATCGAGCCGCTCTATCATGGCAGTGGCCTCGGGCTCTGGCTGGTAAACTGGATTGTCCGACGCTCGAACGGCCGGCTCTCGTTCGAGGCGAACGAGCCACGCGGGAGCGTGGTGACAATCGAACTCCGGCGGGCAGCATGA
- a CDS encoding SRPBCC family protein, whose protein sequence is MATYHRETHVRASFEDVWEFHATTDGLEALTPSFLGLTVESVTGPDGEPDPEVLAAGSRIEMSMRPLGVAPQQRWTSVITHRERDGDTGSFRDEMVDGPFTEWEHTHRFRADGDGTVVSDTVRYEFPGGPAGRLVSPLGVVGFEPMFRYRHRRTRQLLED, encoded by the coding sequence ATGGCAACCTATCACCGCGAGACCCACGTCCGGGCGTCCTTCGAGGACGTATGGGAGTTCCACGCCACGACCGACGGCCTCGAAGCCCTGACGCCGTCGTTTCTCGGCCTCACTGTCGAATCAGTGACCGGACCGGACGGCGAGCCTGACCCGGAGGTGCTCGCGGCTGGGTCACGAATCGAGATGTCGATGCGGCCGCTCGGAGTTGCTCCACAGCAACGCTGGACATCAGTCATCACCCACCGGGAGCGCGACGGCGACACCGGAAGTTTCCGCGACGAGATGGTCGACGGGCCGTTCACCGAGTGGGAGCACACCCACCGGTTCAGGGCCGATGGGGACGGAACGGTTGTTTCTGACACAGTCCGATACGAATTCCCCGGTGGCCCGGCCGGCCGGCTCGTCTCACCGCTCGGGGTCGTCGGTTTCGAGCCAATGTTCCGGTACCGTCACCGTCGGACGAGACAGTTGCTGGAGGATTAA
- the lrpA1 gene encoding HTH-type transcriptional regulator LrpA1, whose amino-acid sequence MNAETEHRILAILEDDAQASYAEIADRADVSKPTVRKYIDKLESEGVIVGYSADIDPKKLSGTSIAMVGIDVASERYVEVTRELKNLDELESLYTSSGDHMLMAEVRAADGDAVGDVIHEKILTIDGVEAAHPSFLQERLK is encoded by the coding sequence ATGAACGCGGAGACGGAGCACCGGATACTCGCCATCCTCGAAGACGACGCCCAAGCCTCGTACGCCGAAATCGCCGACCGGGCCGACGTCTCGAAGCCGACTGTCAGAAAGTACATCGACAAACTCGAATCGGAGGGCGTCATCGTCGGCTACTCCGCCGACATCGACCCGAAGAAGCTCTCGGGAACGTCCATTGCCATGGTCGGCATCGACGTCGCCAGCGAGCGCTACGTCGAGGTGACCCGGGAACTGAAAAACCTCGACGAACTCGAATCGCTGTACACCTCCAGCGGCGACCATATGCTGATGGCGGAGGTCCGGGCTGCCGACGGCGACGCCGTCGGCGATGTCATTCACGAAAAGATTCTCACCATCGACGGCGTCGAGGCGGCGCATCCGTCCTTCCTACAGGAGCGGCTCAAATAG
- a CDS encoding GIY-YIG nuclease family protein — MRPANNDRDVSGGTYTLILELESPVTVEIGALGTHRLPAGQYAYTGSALGTGGFSRVDRHYELAAGDRSVRHWHIDYLLGHEAVSLRGDVRTPDADIECAVAADLPDGPVDGFGASDCNCRSHLSAGDDIRDRVAAAHRRATIE; from the coding sequence ATGCGGCCGGCAAACAACGACCGAGACGTGAGCGGCGGCACCTACACGCTGATACTCGAACTCGAATCGCCGGTAACGGTTGAGATAGGAGCGCTCGGGACCCATCGACTACCCGCTGGCCAGTACGCCTACACGGGTAGTGCCCTCGGCACGGGCGGTTTCAGCCGCGTCGACCGCCATTACGAACTCGCGGCCGGCGACCGCTCGGTCAGGCACTGGCATATCGACTATCTGCTCGGCCACGAGGCTGTTTCGCTTCGCGGCGACGTTCGGACGCCCGATGCGGACATCGAGTGTGCTGTGGCCGCAGACCTTCCGGACGGCCCTGTCGACGGTTTCGGCGCGTCCGACTGCAACTGCCGGTCGCACCTGTCGGCCGGTGATGACATCCGTGACCGTGTCGCTGCAGCCCACCGGCGGGCGACCATCGAATGA
- a CDS encoding amidohydrolase family protein gives MSFAPATDCHVHLLPRRLTEAIRSALGGEAGWSFQHSPDPTAIEETLLSAGVERYISLPYAHRPGMAADLNDWVLEWAAASEACVPFATVHPEDDVREVVRAAFDGGARGLKFQCPVQECSPDDPRLAPAFELAAERDRSVLFHAGTAPLYEESPYVGVDRFRAFCASYPNVSVCCAHMGTYETDAFLEVLADNEQAFLDTSFAMADSEYVAFDADSIDNSVFETFAGQIMYGSDFPNIPHAYRAERAGLLARDLSSAATDALFRGAADRFLGTA, from the coding sequence ATGAGCTTCGCACCTGCGACCGATTGCCACGTCCATCTCCTGCCCCGCCGGCTGACGGAGGCCATCCGCTCGGCGCTCGGCGGCGAGGCGGGCTGGTCGTTCCAGCATTCGCCCGACCCAACAGCAATCGAGGAGACGCTCCTCTCGGCGGGCGTCGAACGGTACATCTCACTGCCGTACGCCCACCGACCGGGGATGGCCGCAGACCTCAACGACTGGGTTCTCGAGTGGGCGGCTGCCTCCGAGGCGTGTGTCCCGTTCGCGACGGTCCACCCGGAAGACGACGTTCGGGAGGTCGTCCGGGCGGCCTTCGACGGCGGTGCACGCGGGCTGAAGTTCCAGTGTCCCGTCCAAGAGTGCAGCCCGGACGACCCTCGCTTAGCCCCCGCCTTCGAACTCGCGGCCGAACGGGACCGGTCGGTGCTGTTTCACGCCGGAACCGCGCCGCTGTACGAGGAGTCACCATACGTCGGCGTCGACCGATTTCGAGCATTTTGTGCCTCCTACCCCAACGTTAGCGTCTGCTGTGCGCACATGGGGACCTACGAAACCGACGCATTCCTCGAGGTGCTTGCGGACAACGAGCAGGCGTTTCTCGATACGAGTTTCGCGATGGCGGATTCGGAGTACGTGGCGTTCGATGCCGACAGCATCGACAACAGCGTCTTCGAGACGTTCGCCGGACAGATTATGTACGGCTCTGACTTCCCGAACATCCCACACGCATACCGTGCGGAGCGTGCGGGGCTGTTGGCTCGTGACCTCTCGTCCGCGGCGACAGACGCGCTCTTCCGCGGTGCCGCAGACCGGTTTCTGGGAACGGCGTAG
- a CDS encoding methytransferase partner Trm112, giving the protein MKESLLDILCCPLDKGDLELEVIREDDDEILEGRLLCEECGEEYPIEDGIPNLLPPDMRDEAAA; this is encoded by the coding sequence ATGAAAGAGTCGTTGCTGGATATCCTGTGCTGCCCGCTCGACAAAGGCGACCTTGAACTCGAAGTTATCCGCGAAGACGACGACGAGATTCTTGAAGGTCGGCTACTTTGTGAGGAATGTGGTGAGGAGTATCCCATCGAAGACGGAATTCCGAACCTCCTTCCGCCGGATATGCGCGACGAGGCGGCGGCGTAG
- the menE gene encoding o-succinylbenzoate--CoA ligase, protein MRDWLAVRADATPGATALAVADGPDRSYDELDERVEVLAGRLAALGVGVGDTVAVCLETRHEFVVVVHALQRLGAVLVPLHTEQTPPELRTRLSAVPPEAAVCGAATEAALTDAAETTVVTVDEPTADARPLSGVTPEPFDLPEWALDEPLAVLFTSGTTGEPKGVVLTLGNVLASATASAFRLGVQRGDCWHVPLPMYHMGGLAPVYRSVLYGTALSVQSTFDAEATAERLRNVEATAVSLVPTMLERLIAVGDLPDLRFALVGGAPCPASLVERAHDRGVPVAPTYGMTEAASQIATAAPSMARAHPHSVGYPLMFAEVTVVNDEGVGCEPGTVGDIVVDGPMVTPGYLDDETTAARFTARGLRTGDRGYRDDDGRLHVVGRSDDTIVTGGENVDPTEVEAALRAHSAVDACAVVGLADDEWGQRVAALVVSDGDDTTPDALREHCRERLAGYKLPRTIGVVDALPRTASGTVDRDAARDRLSECQ, encoded by the coding sequence ATGCGTGACTGGCTTGCGGTCCGGGCGGACGCCACACCGGGAGCGACGGCACTGGCCGTCGCTGACGGACCGGACCGCAGCTACGACGAACTCGACGAGCGCGTCGAGGTGCTGGCGGGGCGGCTGGCTGCTCTCGGCGTCGGCGTCGGTGACACGGTCGCCGTCTGTCTCGAAACCCGCCACGAGTTCGTCGTGGTAGTCCACGCCCTCCAGCGGCTTGGCGCGGTTCTGGTGCCACTACACACCGAGCAGACGCCCCCTGAACTCCGGACGCGGCTGTCGGCGGTACCCCCCGAAGCCGCTGTCTGCGGAGCGGCTACCGAGGCCGCCCTCACAGATGCTGCCGAGACGACGGTCGTCACCGTAGACGAACCGACCGCCGACGCGCGACCCCTGTCCGGTGTCACCCCCGAGCCGTTCGACCTCCCGGAGTGGGCGCTTGACGAGCCGCTTGCGGTGCTGTTTACCTCCGGAACGACCGGTGAACCGAAAGGTGTCGTACTGACGCTCGGCAACGTGCTTGCCAGCGCGACGGCCTCGGCGTTTCGGCTCGGCGTTCAACGCGGCGACTGCTGGCACGTTCCACTTCCGATGTACCACATGGGCGGACTCGCCCCCGTCTACCGGTCGGTCCTCTACGGGACGGCGTTGTCGGTACAGTCGACGTTCGACGCCGAAGCAACCGCGGAGCGCCTTCGAAACGTCGAGGCAACCGCCGTCTCGCTTGTCCCGACGATGCTCGAACGACTCATTGCGGTCGGCGACCTGCCCGACCTCCGGTTTGCGCTTGTCGGCGGCGCGCCGTGTCCGGCGTCGCTCGTCGAGCGCGCCCACGACCGTGGCGTGCCGGTCGCGCCGACCTACGGGATGACCGAGGCCGCCTCACAGATAGCGACCGCAGCGCCGTCGATGGCACGTGCCCACCCACACTCGGTCGGATACCCGTTGATGTTCGCCGAAGTCACCGTGGTCAACGACGAAGGCGTCGGCTGTGAGCCGGGGACCGTCGGCGATATCGTTGTCGACGGGCCGATGGTGACGCCGGGCTATCTCGACGACGAGACGACCGCTGCACGGTTTACCGCCCGCGGTCTCCGCACCGGCGACCGTGGTTACAGAGACGACGACGGCCGACTCCACGTCGTCGGTCGGAGTGACGACACCATCGTCACCGGCGGCGAGAACGTCGACCCCACGGAGGTCGAGGCGGCGCTCCGTGCTCATTCGGCCGTTGACGCGTGTGCTGTTGTCGGACTTGCCGACGACGAGTGGGGCCAACGGGTCGCCGCGCTCGTGGTATCCGACGGCGACGACACGACCCCTGATGCCCTCCGAGAGCACTGTCGCGAGCGGCTGGCCGGCTACAAGCTTCCCCGAACTATCGGCGTCGTTGACGCGCTACCACGGACTGCCTCCGGAACCGTCGACCGTGACGCCGCCCGCGACCGGCTTTCGGAGTGCCAATAG
- a CDS encoding DUF7475 family protein, which translates to MTRRTLADLRLPNLLFICLTLSLAGIHLYLGLTAPFIEPGRAGQFALIGVAFLAGVVAYFTPYWRPVLYLLGVVFAVFLAGVWAFAGFEHARVGIVTGVVATAFVMLALYLFVREEFRAAS; encoded by the coding sequence ATGACTCGTAGAACGCTGGCCGACCTCCGTCTGCCGAATCTGCTGTTCATCTGTCTAACGCTCTCGCTGGCCGGGATTCACCTGTATCTCGGGCTGACTGCGCCGTTCATCGAGCCGGGGCGGGCAGGCCAGTTCGCTCTCATCGGGGTCGCTTTTCTCGCCGGCGTGGTCGCGTACTTTACGCCCTACTGGCGGCCGGTGCTGTATCTACTTGGCGTGGTCTTTGCTGTCTTTCTCGCCGGCGTCTGGGCTTTCGCCGGGTTCGAACACGCGCGGGTCGGCATCGTGACCGGCGTGGTCGCGACGGCGTTTGTCATGTTGGCGCTGTATCTGTTCGTCCGCGAGGAGTTTCGGGCAGCGAGTTAA